The Pirellulales bacterium genome window below encodes:
- a CDS encoding nucleoside 2-deoxyribosyltransferase, which produces MYIYPLREIRRVYCAGPLFNEAERGEMSAIAASLRRAGFEPFVPHADGLEFAKVQPYLAAQGYDPAAAGRLLHEAIFALDVYQVVIGCGSLVMNMNGRVPDEGAVAEAAMAWMLGKPIVIYKADARTKVSGRDNPLVVGLSDFETVEEIEALGAALAARQAELRPDPDTAVVCPPRMRERMAAGERLWRRLTAIGEGRPSDLVAKAVLAELGSPMRAHL; this is translated from the coding sequence ATGTACATCTATCCCCTCCGAGAGATCCGGCGTGTCTACTGTGCCGGGCCGCTGTTCAACGAGGCCGAACGTGGCGAGATGAGCGCCATTGCCGCCAGTCTGCGGCGGGCCGGCTTTGAACCCTTCGTGCCCCACGCCGACGGGCTGGAATTCGCCAAAGTGCAGCCCTATCTGGCGGCCCAGGGATACGACCCCGCGGCGGCCGGCCGGCTGCTGCACGAGGCCATTTTCGCCCTCGACGTCTATCAAGTCGTGATCGGTTGCGGATCGCTGGTGATGAACATGAACGGCCGCGTGCCCGACGAAGGCGCCGTGGCCGAAGCGGCGATGGCCTGGATGCTGGGCAAACCGATTGTGATCTACAAGGCCGACGCGCGCACGAAGGTGTCGGGCCGCGACAATCCGCTCGTCGTCGGCCTGAGTGATTTTGAGACCGTGGAAGAGATCGAGGCGTTGGGCGCGGCGCTGGCGGCCCGACAGGCAGAGCTGCGGCCGGACCCCGACACCGCTGTGGTCTGTCCGCCGCGCATGCGCGAGCGAATGGCGGCGGGTGAGCGGCTTTGGCGGAGGTTGACCGCGATCGGCGAAGGGCGGCCTTCGGATCTGGTCGCCAAGGCCGTGCTGGCCGAGCTTGGCAGTCCGATGAGAGCGCATTTGTAG